ATCGCCAGTTCAATCAGCTCGATAGCAGGCCTAATCAATGGCCGCATGATCGGCGCTCCAATTTTCACACCTTGTTTGCGGATCTCTATGGGCACTGTCCACATTGCAGATTGCAAGTCAAAGTGATGCTTTTCAGCTTGAATGAGTTCGCCCTTGCGACCGCCCAATAGCAGAAGCAGTTTTATGTAGATGCGGTTCTTCTCAGTGATTTTTGACTCGTGCAAATAGCGCCAAAGTATCCTGATCTCGTTGTCATTTAGCACCCGAGTTCGTTTGCCTTTCTTGCCGCCGACTTTCTTTGCTGTGATCCCTGCGGCAGCGTTAATTTCCAAAATTTGTTCATCAATCAGCCAGTCATAAAACTTATGCAGCACAGACACTAGGCGCTCTGTGTTCGAAGGGGACGACTCCGAAACCTCACGAAGACAGTTTCGCAAGGACAATTCATTGATGTCAGTTAATGGGTACTTGCCAAGTCGGGGCAGCAAATATATTTCACTGCTTCGTTTTTGGTAGTGCCACGTTTTCTCCTTTAACCCTTGCTTACCGGCAGAGTCTATCCAGTCTCGAAAAATCGATTCGAAGCTTTGGTTGGCAGAATACTTGGCCCGTTCCTGCTGTAGGTAGAGCTTGGGGTTTCTGCCCTGATCAAGTACCGCCCTTAACCTATCCAGCTCATTCCTAGCTTCAGCAAGCTTCATAAGTGGGTAAGTACCTATGTCTACCCGCTGTTGCTTGCCATCAAACCGATAACGAAACTGAAAAACAATTTTGCCCTTGGGCGATACCCGAGCACTTAGCCCATCTCGGTCGGCTTTTACTACGGTTTCTTTTGCTTCTTTATTTAACCTGGCATCGAGCCAGCTAACTGATAACGCCATGTTATAAGCCCAGCCCTAGTTTTGATTTTAATGATTGTTTACGTGATTCTGCTTTGGGTTCTGGCGCTGTACTCACAGAAGTAATTTCAACTTCTGGAGCATGGCCATCCACCGGTGCAGATGACGTGGATAGATTGGGTTGGCTCATGTGAATTAATCCAAAGGTAGCCAGCATCCGCAGACGCTCAGCACGTTCCCGTGGCGGCGTCTTTTCCAATTCTTTGAGTAGTTCTGGGTGGCTCCCTGGGGGAATGTTGACGACAACTCTCATGATCATGCCCCATAAAACCAGAAGCCTCGGACGTTCGCCAAAACAGACTGTTCCGGCACGATGATCTTGCTTCGTGAAAAAATCTCCTTGGCCGCTTCCTTATAAGCCAAGGCTCCACCTCCCGCGATCAATACCAAGTCCGCATTGATGCTTTCGTCACGCATGGATTGGCGCATGGCTGTAAGAGCAACAGGCGCTACCTTTTTCATGGCAGCATTCAGATAAGGTGAAATATCGACTTTTTCTCCAAATAGCAGGACCTGCAAGTCGCCTGTTCTCATGGCTTTTTCAAGTCGATCCATTCCTACTTTGGCACCGTGATCTTCTGAAATCAGCTTATCAATGGTTTCCAGTAGCACGGACATTGCCTGAAGGCTGGTTCCTGAAGAGCTGTATCGAATTTCTCCAGCCTCAAGGGCAACCCAGTCAACAGAAAAGAAGCCGGGGTCTATGACCACGACGCGACCTTCTTCAATCAAGCCCAAATCACCGCCTGTTTGAACCATATCCATATAGGCACCGGCAGGCTGCGGCAGTACTTTGACGTCATGAACGGTGATGCTGCGCTTAGGCGTCACTTGATGGACTCCTTTTAAACGCTTCACAAGGTCAGACTTACGTTGTGGTTCATGAAACTGGGAAACCGGTAATCCAGTGACAACCAAATCGATGGACTCAGTTTCAGCCATTAACAAGGCGGCATGAAAAAGCGCCTTATAGGTTTTTGTGGTGGGATATTCCGGGTGAAGCTCTCGTTCCCAGCCTTGAAGGCGTCCAGCAGGCACACCAGCGGCCCAACGCTCGTTATCGACCGACACATACAAACAAGTTTCATCATCGCCTCCACCGATACGCTCCGGCATACGATCCGCAGGACCGGCACCCGCAGGCAGAATAATGGTTTTTGGTTCACTGCCTGATTGGCCAATTGCCAGCTTCAGGTTCGAGTAACCGATATCTACGCCTAGTACAAACATACTTATCTCCTGTGCACTCAAAGTGCTCTAACGGTTTTCAATCAACCGCGCTGGTCACGCTTGGCCATGTCCAAGTGCTCTGGCGGTTCACTCAAATGTCATTATCAGGATTCGGTGCACTGGCGGTGGGCAGAAAGGTGACAAATCCTTTCATCTATCTGCCTATTGCATTTTCGCAAAAGTATGAGAATAGGCTCTGTTTGGCGGCGAATGACTGAGCCAAAAAAATCGAGACGCCAAACGATCGTTTGCATTCTGGGTTGAACTCGCCAAACGGTTTGTAACTTCATGGCGATACGTCTTTTCAGGCATTTTTAAGTGAAATCGGGCTGTATCCCTTGTCAGATATGGGATTGCGCGAGTTGATTTATATCGAGACGCCAAATAGTGATTGTAACGGCAGTTTTACGTTTGGCGTTTCGATCCAAAAGCCAAACGGATAGTGGTTTTGGCTTTTGGGGTTAATTGGATGGGGAAATTGGTTTGGTAGAATTCGTCAATGAACAATGGAAAGCAGAGGTATCAGATTTACTTCAGCAAGAAACGGACAGGCTAAAAGCGCTGGCACGAGCTGAAGTTGATGACTTTTGGGTTGCCCATTACAAGGTTCGAGAGAATGCGCCCTTTAAAGACTGGGGGCTGCTTGGTGTCCGTATCAGAGACTTTAAGTATGGCTTTGGCATAGAGTGGTACATCAACAGTTTTCACGGTCAACGAGGCAAGCGCGTTGTCTTTA
The DNA window shown above is from Aliamphritea ceti and carries:
- a CDS encoding tyrosine-type recombinase/integrase, which encodes MALSVSWLDARLNKEAKETVVKADRDGLSARVSPKGKIVFQFRYRFDGKQQRVDIGTYPLMKLAEARNELDRLRAVLDQGRNPKLYLQQERAKYSANQSFESIFRDWIDSAGKQGLKEKTWHYQKRSSEIYLLPRLGKYPLTDINELSLRNCLREVSESSPSNTERLVSVLHKFYDWLIDEQILEINAAAGITAKKVGGKKGKRTRVLNDNEIRILWRYLHESKITEKNRIYIKLLLLLGGRKGELIQAEKHHFDLQSAMWTVPIEIRKQGVKIGAPIMRPLIRPAIELIELAMQMSKSTYLFPANGQEELATNGFDTTIPNNVKIWARRSLGIEMEHWSMHDLRRTMRTRMSAITTQEVAELMIGHSKKGLDAIYNQYQYLDEMRHAYDVWYQQLETIIEPTGFPFNWRFGQ
- a CDS encoding ParM/StbA family protein; this translates as MFVLGVDIGYSNLKLAIGQSGSEPKTIILPAGAGPADRMPERIGGGDDETCLYVSVDNERWAAGVPAGRLQGWERELHPEYPTTKTYKALFHAALLMAETESIDLVVTGLPVSQFHEPQRKSDLVKRLKGVHQVTPKRSITVHDVKVLPQPAGAYMDMVQTGGDLGLIEEGRVVVIDPGFFSVDWVALEAGEIRYSSSGTSLQAMSVLLETIDKLISEDHGAKVGMDRLEKAMRTGDLQVLLFGEKVDISPYLNAAMKKVAPVALTAMRQSMRDESINADLVLIAGGGALAYKEAAKEIFSRSKIIVPEQSVLANVRGFWFYGA
- the mobI gene encoding conjugative transfer protein MobI(A/C) — translated: MDGEIGLVEFVNEQWKAEVSDLLQQETDRLKALARAEVDDFWVAHYKVRENAPFKDWGLLGVRIRDFKYGFGIEWYINSFHGQRGKRVVFSKGLRISKTKLRYAFLDCQGLAKEWELALAMEKEEFFSDIRRQVYKLNMLRRRVNAY